Proteins from one Malaya genurostris strain Urasoe2022 chromosome 2, Malgen_1.1, whole genome shotgun sequence genomic window:
- the LOC131430305 gene encoding GTP-binding protein 10 homolog, which yields MVLLKDVLFASFRKNPRKYLRGKFLDSLRLSVKGGHGGNGLPKYGGVGGQGGAVYFVAKEGKSLTDVVCKHSSKRIVAGNGEESSKDRILGRRGLDQRVEVPVGIRVFEDDGTLIDELNEADKSCLAAGGGSGGCSGNSFIGKTGQSRTLRLDLKLIADIGLVGFPNAGKSTLVKALSNASPKIASYPFTTIRPQLGTIEYEDYRQITIADLPGLIEGAHANFGMGHTFLKHVERTRLLLIIVDVFGFQLSQSHRKRNCLENIYALNKELELYDRTLLEKSCILLVNKMDREGAVEEICKYDKYFNDLQDGLKYCPEELIPNQLLNIDQVIPISAKSRIEVNKVKQAVRQTLDEKALQQLREDENDSERHDELRARINERGPKVV from the exons ATGGTCTTACTTAAAGATGTTTTATTCGCCTCTTTCCGGAAG aatCCTCGCAAGTACTTACGAGGAAAGTTTCTAGATTCCCTGCGTTTGTCAGTGAAGGGTGGACACGGTGGCAATGGTCTTCCGAAATATGGTGGCGTTGGAGGACAAGGTGGTGCAGTATATTTTGTTGCCAAAGAAGGCAAGTCTTTGACGGATGTAGTTTGCAAACATTCCAGCAAACGAATAGTTGCCGGCAATGGAGAAGAGAGTAGCAAGGATCGAATACTCGGTCGACGCGGACTGGACCAACGCGTTGAGGTGCCGGTGGGTATTCGAGTGTTTGAGGACGATGGAACTTTGATTGACGAATTGAACGAGGCTGATAAAAGTTGTTTAGCCGCTGGGGGCGGTAGTGGGGGATGTTCCGGTAATTCGTTTATCGGCAAAACGGGACAGAGTCGAACTTTGAGACTTGATTTGAAGTTGATTGCCGACATAGGGTTGGTTGGGTTTCCGAATGCAGGAAAAAGTACCCTGGTTAAAGCGCTGTCGAATGCTTCACCAAAGATTGCTTCCTATCCTT TTACCACAATTCGACCGCAACTCGGGACAATAGAGTATGAAGATTACCGCCAAATTACGATTGCAGATCTACCTGGATTGATCGAAGGTGCTCATGCTAATTTCGGAATGGGTCACACTTTTTTGAAACACGTCGAGCGAACGCGTCTACTGTTAATCATCGTTGACGTGTTTGGCTTTCAACTAAGTCAAAGTCACAGGAAACGAAACTGTTTAGAAAATATTTATGCTTTGAATAAGGAGCTGGAATTGTACGATAGGACACTATTGGAAAAATCGTGCATTTTATTAGTTAACAAGATGGATCGTGAAGGAGCCGTTGAAGAAATTTGCAAATATGACAAGTACTTCAATGATCTACAAG ATGGATTAAAATACTGCCCAGAAGAATTGATCCCTAACCAGCTGTTGAACATTGATCAGGTTATCCCAATATCCGCAAAAAGCAGGATAGAAGTTAACAAAGTGAAACAGGCCGTACGGCAGACTTTGGACGAGAAAGCGCTTCAACAATTACGTGAGGATGAAAATGATTCCGAGAGGCACGATGAATTACGTGCAAGAATTAACGAACGCGGTCCGAAAGTGGTGTAG
- the LOC131430302 gene encoding zinc transporter ZIP9-B produces the protein MDETVMLILLVAVMLIGSYISGSIPLVVTLSEEKLKNVSIFGAGLLVGTALTVIIPEGIRSLYDESNLEAKSMGTSMAPNHKHSADEHSSTIGLSLVLGFVFMMLVDQVSSRRKEGSNERNLTATIGLVVHAAADGVALGAAATTSHSDVEIIVFLAIMLHKAPAAFGLVSFLLHEGIERQRIRKHLLIFSLSAPLLTILTYFGIGSEQKETLESLNATGIAMLFSAGTFLYVATVHVLPELTHNTGHGGHHGHHDYNLLEQQSALPIDGKTIIVRNGSGLKNTELGLLILGALMPLFLTMGHHH, from the exons ATGGACGAGACAGTGATGCTTATTCTGCTGGTTGCCGTAATGTTAATCGGTTCATACATTTCTGGTAGTATTCCTCTCGTTGTCACATTATCCGAG gagaaattgaaaaatgtgtcaATATTTGGTGCTGGTTTGTTGGTTGGAACTGCTCTAACAGTTATTATTCCCGAGGGAATCCGTTCTCTATACGACGAAAGTAATCTTGAAGCTAAATCTATGGGTACCTCGATGGCACCGAACCACAAACATAGTGCTGATGAACATTCCTCAACCATCGGACTATCACTGGTGCTCGGTTTTGTGTTCATGATGTTGGTAGATCAGGTTTCTTCGCGCAGGAAGGAAGGTTCAAATGAACGCAACCTCACCGCCACAATAGGTTTGGTGGTACATGCAGCGGCTGACGGAGTTGCTTTGGGTGCTGCGGCCACCACTAGTCACTCGGACGTTGAAATTATTGTATTCTTAGCCATAATGCTACATAAAGCACCTGCCGCTTTCGGTTTGGTTAGCTTTCTGCTACATGAAGGAATCGAACGCCAAAGGATACGAAAGCACCTGCTAATATTTTCCCTGTCGGCGCCCTTATTAACCATATTGACGTACTTTGGCATTGGAAGTGAACAGAAGGAAACTCTGGAATCCCTCAACGCTACTGGCATTGCTATGTTGTTTTCCGCGGGTACATTCCTCTATGTAGCCACAGTACATGTCCTTCCGGAACTGACTCATAATACCGGCCACGGTGGACATCACGGTCATCATGACTACAACCTGCTCGAGCAGCAATCTGCACTTCCAATCGATGGAAAAACAATCATTGTACGAAACGGTAGTGGACTGAAAAATACCGAACTAGGTCTTCTAATTCTAGGCGCTCTAATGCCTCTCTTTTTGACAATGGGACATCATCACTAG
- the LOC131430304 gene encoding integrator complex subunit 11, which yields MPDIKITPLGAGQDVGRSCILLSMGGKNIMLDCGMHMGYNDERRFPDFSFIVPEGPITNHIDCVIISHFHLDHCGALPYMTEMIGYTGPIYMTHPTKAIAPILLEDMRKVAVERKGESNFFTTQMIKDCMKKVIAVTLHQSVMVDSELEIKAYYAGHVLGAAMFWIRVGSQSVVYTGDYNMTPDRHLGAAWIDKCKPDLLISESTYATTIRDSKRCRERDFLKKVHECVAKGGKVLIPVFALGRAQELCILLETYWERMNLKYPVYFAVGLTEKANNYYKMFITWTNQKIRKTFVQRNMFDFKHIKPFDKGYIDNPGAMVVFATPGMLHAGLSLQIFKKWAPNENNMVIMPGYCVQGTVGHKILGGAKKVEFENRQVIEVKMSVEYMSFSAHADAKGIMQLIQYCEPKNVMLVHGEAIKMEFLKDKIKEEFHIDCFTPANGETCVISTPIKIPVEASLSILKEEAKKYNAEPPDPKRRRIIQGLLIMKDNKISLMNIDEIFNECGLNRHVIRFISKVKIDDPGPAPRTIEKLYNLLNERMSGWSVTMNENGSINVESVNIKIENEDQVPGPPGSTATPGALINTTPHKICSVSWVNQDEDLGSYILGLLQSL from the exons ATGCCGGACATAAAAATAACTCCACTCGGTGCTGGACAGGATGTCGGCCGCAGTTGTATCCTTCTTTCGATGGGAGGAAAGAACATTATGCTGGATTGTGGAATGCATATGGGTTACAACGATGAGAGACGGTTTCCCGATTTTTCGTTCATCGTTCCGGAAGGTCCAATTACCAATCACATAGATTGTGTGATAATTTCCCACTTTCACTTGGATCATTGCGGTGCCCTGCCGTACATGACCGAGATGATTGGGTATACCGGTCCCATCTACATGACCCATCCGACGAAAGCTATAGCACCGATTTTGCTGGAAGATATGCGAAAGGTAGCCGTTGAACGCAAAGGAGAGAGCAACTTCTTTACTACCCAAATGATCAAGGACTGCATGAAGAAAGTTATTGCCGTCACATTGCATCAAAGCGTGATGGTGGACAGTGAGTTGGAAATAAAAGCATACTACGCAGGACATGTGCTGGGTGCTGCTATGTTCTGGATTCGGGTTGGATCGCAATCGGTTGTTTATACCGGGGATTACAACATGACTCCGGACCGGCATCTGGGAGCGGCTTGGATCGATAAATGTAAACCAGATTTGCTCATCTCGGAAAGTACTTATGCGACAACCATTCGGGATTCGAAGCGTTGCAGAGAgcgagattttttgaaaaag GTACACGAATGTGTTGCTAAAGGAGGAAAAGTACTCATTCCGGTGTTCGCTCTGGGTCGAGCTCAGGAATTGTGTATTTTGTTGGAGACTTACTGGGAAAGAATGAACCTCAAATATCCGGTTTATTTCGCTGTCGGCTTGACAGAAAAGGCCAATAATTATTACAAAATGTTCATCACTTGGACCAATCAGAAAATTCGGAAAACATTCGTACAGCGCAACATGTTTGATTTTAAACACATTAAACCGTTCGATAAGGGCTATATCGATAATCCCGGAGCAATGGTGGTTTTCGCAACACCTGGAATGCTTCACGCCGGACTTTCATTACAAATCTTTAAAAAGTGGGCACCCAACGAAAACAACATGGTCATAATGCCAGGCTACTGCGTCCAGGGAACTGTGGGTCATAAAATTCTCGGTGGGGCAAAAAAAGTTGAGTTTGAAAACCGGCAAGTGATCGAGGTCAAAATGTCAGTCGAATACATGAGTTTCAGTGCCCACGCGGACGCAAAAGGTATTATGCAATTGATTCAGTATtgtgagccaaaaaatgtaatgTTGGTACACGGTGAAGCGATAAAAATGGAGTTTCTAAAGGATAAGATCAAAGAAGAATTCCATATCGATTGTTTTACGCCGGCCAATGGGGAAACGTGCGTGATCAGTACTCCGATCAAGATTCCTGTGGAAGCATCACTATCCATTCTGAAGGAGGAAGCTAAAAAATACAACGCAGAACCGCCAGATCCAAAGCGTCGACGAATTATTCAAGGTTTATTGATTATGAAGGACAACAAAATATCCCTGATGAACATCGACGAAATCTTTAATGAGTGTGGCTTGAATCGGCACGTGATCAG GTTTATATCGAAAGTTAAAATTGACGATCCTGGACCAGCTCCGCGAACTATCGAGAAACTGTACAATCTGCTCAATGAGCGAATGTCGGGTTGGAGTGTTACGATGAATGAAAACGGGTCCATCAACGTGGAATCAGTGAACatcaaaattgaaaatgaagATCAAGTTCCGGGTCCTCCAGGATCCACTGCAACACCGGGGGCACTGATAAACACCACCCCGCATAAGATTTGCAGTGTTTCGTGGGTTAACCAGGATGAGGACCTTGGCAGCTACATATTGGGTTTACTGCAAAGTTTGTAA